TGAATCTGGCTTACAAGGCATTGCCATTATGGGCGAAGTATACGAAGCAAGACCGCGCATTGATGTTTAAGGATGTTCCAAGTGGGCTTAAGCAATTGCTGATGGATCCAGAATATAGTTCCAAAAGTGGAGTCTTGATGGGGCATCCTTGAATGTTGGTTCGGAGAGGCGAAGCAGAGAAGCTCTGGGCCTGTTTGCCATCATTTCATGATGTTCGTGATTGCGGCAATTTGCTGCTGCCTCTGGAACGTGAGATTCAAATCGTCGCGAGTTGGCTTTCTGCGACCGCTTGGACTGTCGGACGGCCGGGTCGCTGAGTCCCTTACCGTTTCTGCACAAGTGACGCTGAGAGAGACCGTTCAGCTCTCGGCGAACATGGAATAGTCGACAATTAGGACCCAACCCTTCCCTCCTGAATTGATCGAGCCGTGCATCATGGCAGTTGTCCGGCAGACGGGACTGCTCTCGATCCATTCTTCGGCGCGCGAACGACCGGGCTAGTTGCATTTCGGCACGGCCGACATGCGATTGGTATCGAGCTGAACCCCGAGTACATCCAGATTGCTGCCAACCGGCCGCGGGATGCCGCAGTATCAAAGCTGCCAATCAGCAGAGCCACGTCGAGTTAAATCGTCTTGCCGTCCGGCTTCTGAGCCTGACCTTGTCACCGATCTGCCCCGGGAAGCTCGCATCAACCGAGAACGTCCCATCGGCGCTGCTCCACTTCCGCGTTCCGACGGTGGGCGCGGCTGGGGCCTTCGCTGGCACAAAGCCGAACGCTTCGCCTAATTTCTTGTACAAGGGATGGGGCTTAAATAGAATAGCCGTTGCCAAGAAACTTCCCTGCCGGAGATTTAATATGACGAATGTACCAAACGACGTTTCGGAAGCAGCAGAAAAGGCGGCAAGGGCGGCCGTAAACCTTGCCTCTCAGCAAATCTCCACCGCCGTAGCCGCAGCGATTTCTGCGCAAAATGCCACTGCAGCGCCGCCGCCATTCAAGTGGACAGAAAACAAGCTGGCGGCTGCGTTTGTTGCAAGTGTTGCTGTGATTCTGCTAACAACATCTTTGACAGCACTTTTTAACTTATACAACAATGTATTCACGATCAACAACAGACTAAACAGCTTAGAAAAGACCGACCTGGGTGCGCTAAGCTACAAGTTGCTTGAGTTAGATCAGCGCCTCAAAAAGCAAGAGGAATTGGGGGTGGTGGGTCACTCTGTGCAAAACGAGATTAACCGATTGTGGGACGACTTAAACGAGACAGAAAGCACTCTCGAAACGCTCAGAGAGACAGTCACGACAGTCCGTGAGCGGCTGGCGAAGGCCGAAGCAACAAAGGGCTAGCTGGAATGCGGATGGCATAGGGCAGTCCTCACAAGATTCCTATGTGCCCTATATTGTCATAATTCCAGTTGACTATCCGCCCCAGACCGCCTAGGCTGCGACTCTCTCATGCGGTTTTCGCAGAGGTGCCGGTGCGCCGATTGCAGAACCGTAGAATTAGGAGAATCGGATGACTTTGTGTAAGCATTTTGCAATCGCGATTGCACTTTTTGGCAGCATTGGCGCAGGTGAGGCATCTGCCTTAGGTCGACGACGGAGTTGCGTGCCAAGCCCTTGCACGGTGCCACGTTCATCTAGTTCACAACTTGCGCAAGATGTGCAACAGCTTCAAGGGCAAGTTATTAATCTACAGCAACAAATCAACGCCTTGCGGCAGCAAGTTGCCCCGTAGCATTGCTTTGCTGGCGCTTGGCAAACGGACGCAAGTTTGCGAAACTGCGTGCGCAATCGACTTGCCCTCAGGGATTAATCAATTCACATTCCTTGAGGTTTATGCGAGTAGCTGTTGACTTTTCCGTGACAACGCCAGAGATGCGAACCTTTGTACCTGAAATTAGGCTGCTGTCGAACGATTGACTATGGCGTACAAATTGAGCATTGATTACATCAGAAATGTCATTTGATGTCAGCGACTCCTTGATATTGTATGATGGTTTGCTTCGCACATCATTCTTCTCTTGAGGGTAGATGTCGGTGACGATCGCATCCCAAGTCACTTTCTTGTTACGGAGAGGCTTGATTATTCGCTCCGATGCGTCGCTTGATTTAGATGCTCGAAGTTCATGTAAGACATCGGTCAACGAAACTTCGACCGCTTCAGGTATGGGCGTCAGGTGTTCATCAATAAAACGGCTCACTCGCTCAACGCAGTGGCTGTCCGCCGATGTCGGCTTGCAGATTGTCAGGTGATCTCCATCGACTGAAATCGGTATGACGTCACCGCCGATTCCGGGATTTCCACTTGTTTCGTCAACTACTCGGCCTACGAATCGAGTATCAAGGCCTTCAACTAGGGCTAGTGTTTTTATGTTGAAGTACGAAACGTTGCTTGCATACCATGTGTTTATATCCCGCAAAGCACTGTTGTTGCGATCTAGCGAGTCCACTAGATCTGTGCGGCAGTAAATCTTAAACAGCTTTGGCAACGCGCCAGCATCCGAACCCGAATGCGGTGTCGCTAGAAACGCAACGCCTTTAGTTTGGTGGGCGATAATCTCGTATTTGGGTTCGCGCAATGTTGCAGCTTCCCGCAGCATGTTTTTTGTGACGATTCCGCCTAGGCTGTGGCAGATAAAAATTACCGGCCTCTGGCCGATTCCTTTAAGTTCCATTTGGTCAAGCAGATTTACCGCGCGATCCGTTGTGGGCATAGGTGACCCTTGCCAACGACTCGATGCCGCGTCATAGTCCAGCGACCAGACGCACACGTCTGGCACTTGCGCTGAGAGCCACTTCGGCCAATAGAAGTCGGCATCTTTGTCGCCCCATGTCGACCATGCGTCTCCATTCAAGCCATGGATAAAAACTATGTCGCCGCGACGTTTTAGCGTCTTGTCGCCGCCGATGTACACGACCGTTGGGCCACTCTTTGGCTTTGGAGGAAACCAGCCAGTCAAAATACACGGATGCAGGTAGAGATACCCAAGAAATAAAGATATTGCGAGAGCCGCAACTGAACGCTTGGGCTTGGTCGCTATGTAGTTCAGAGCAATTGCGCCGTAGCCCTTAAGTGGATTGGACGCTTTGTTTGTTTTGCTGACTCGATCACGCTTTCCCATTGGTCTCGCTCATCTAGGCGACAGAAGCCACCGAAAATAGAGTGTACTAGGACACAGAACATTACCGCAACCTGCTTCGCCGGTTTCGTAGGCCGAGATCGCCTGTTGAACTATCCCTGACTCCGCCTCGCAACGAAGTTCGCCAGCGCTAGCGGTGAGCATCGAACTGAGCGGCCAATCTTGCCCCTCAGAAAGATAGTCAGCGCCACCGTGGGCACACGCTCAAAGGCTGGGATCCAGATCGATCTTCTTGTCAAAACATCAATTGTGAACAAGAAAACTTTCGATGGCTGTTTTAGTTGCCTGACGGAAGATCATGAGTCGATCGAGAAGCTTGCTCATGAGCTGATCGTTAAAGTGCGGGCGATTGCGGCGAAGCTGACGTAATTTCTGGCAAATGCATGCGGCGAAATCACCGAAATCGCTGATTGTCGTGCAAACTCTTGTGCGGTAGGATAATCGCTTCCTAAACGGTTCTTTAGCGGAGAGTTGCTATGACGGAAGTGTGCCCGAAGAATCGTAGCCAGCGCTAGACTTTTTGCTGCGCGGGCGGTTGATCATCGCTGATCGGTGGAAGTTCAAATCCGAAGCGTCTGTTAATCGTCCGGATATGGTCCTCGTAAGCCCGTCGTTCTGCCATCCACTTTTGCCGCTGCCCCAACTCCCATTCGCTCGTCGTTCCTTCTGTCCGTTCCAGAAGCGAATTAACTCTGGCCAGCATCATGCCGACGCCTTCTAGCTGACCGGTTAGTCGCGTGTTTTCGTGAGCGGTCGCGAACTCCCGCGCCTGATGATTCTGCGACCAGATTTGCAGAAGCAGAGTTGCAACCACGCCGACGAGTGCGAGGCCTGTGAACAGTGCATTCAGCGCCCCGAACATGTCACCGAATTGGCCGTATTTCGCCATGTCCTCCGAAGTTGCAGTTGGCAATGTGTTATTAAACCACTTGACGTGGACAGCTGGCCAGATCGTCCACTGGTTAAACACCCAATACGCCGAAACTATACCGACTAGCAGAATGAGCCAGACCCAGATGCTTCGCATTGCAGTACCTACAGAAATAAAATATCCCCCATCCCTCCGCCATTGGCTGCAAATAATGCTAAGGCAGAAGCATCGGGAGCGTCATCTTTCGCATCCGGTTCATCCGGATGGTGGACGCCGAGATATTCTCCATCACCCTTATATTCACGCAAGAGGCGGGTCATTTGATCTTTGAATTCTGCCGTGAGCGGATGATCGGCCGGGTATGAGAACCGCATTTTATCGCCCACGTCACGAAAAATTGCTTGTTCAAAATTGATGTAAAGGTCGTTTTTGCTTTGAAGCGTGAATTTCACGCCGCTGTCCAGTCCAACCGGCAGACCGGAGTGTGCCTGAAGAAACTCCATCGGCATATCTCCCTGCCCCGTGGAGTCACCACGTACGCCCTGGATGCGTTCAAAGATCGTCCAGGTGTATTCTTCCTCCGAACCGTCAGCTCGCTTCCTGCTGGCTTTGATTGGCTTCTTGAGCTCGGCAAGGAAGAGTTCGATCTGCTGCTCGTACGGGAGGTGCGGGACTTTGATCCAGGTGATGATGTCGTTGCGGTCATTCACGATCGATACCCAGGTGTGATCGGAGACACGGGCCAAGTCGACGCCGAAGAAGAGCTTCTCGGTTGGAATGATGATTCCGTGCTTCGTCATTCCGGACCGCGCACAGGACAGCAGACGTTCCCGTGAGACGATGTTTCCCTCTTCGACCGTGTCTTCGAGGTAATAGTTGCGGCGGAACTCCGGGTTCTCGCGGCCCTTCTTGCGCAGCTCGCGTTCAAATGCATGCTCGTAGTTCAGATGCTTCGGATCGTGCGCGAAGCCGTGGCGAAACTGCCTGCGCGAAGTCGCCAGGCAATCGAGGCGGTTTACTTCGGCGGCCGCACGTATGCCGCTGCGGCCGTTCACATGAGCATCCCAATTGGTACGTTGAAAACACGCATCAGCGACGGCTTAGCAGTGCTAAGACGAATTCTTCCCGCGTAGCGCGTATGAATTCGAGGCAAAGCCATGTCATTAATTGGTTTTTCGCGAGTCGCGCAGCATTCTTGCATTCTTCGCTTTAGCAACGATTGCGGCAAACGCAATTGCCTTGTCAACGCCACCTTCACTTTCATTAGCAAAACGAAGAAGCCAAGCGCCGATAATCTTTGCATCAAAATTTGACTTGATCACATCGTCCGCCGCAAGGTTTACGGACGCAGGTTTCAGTCGTTGCTCTGTACCTAAGCTCTTTGCTTCGCTATTTTTCAAGGGCGAATGATCTTGTGCATTCTTACGCTCAGTCACAGCACGACCCTCTTTCTCAAACAGAGGGAGAGATTCTGTTGAAAGTTGATTCGGCGACTCTCTGCGCCGCAAAAGAACCCGTTGCCCAAACTCTAACTCAAACCATTGCCAAGATAGGTCCTTCGCTTTGCCATCAGCGACTACATCGAGAGGCTTTGCCATGCCCAAGCCCGCAACAAAAAACTGCCCGTCCTTTACACCGATAGCGTCCAATTGCACTTTAGGCGATCTCCAGTAGAGCAAATCGGGATAACGGAACGAATCCGCCACTCCACCTTCAGCAATCTTAGTCAACCGATCGCTTTCACTTATCAAATACGACTTGTCCATAGTGTCCTCTGGAGGATCACATGACGCTCCGCAACCTATTAGCGCCCCGGCCATTGATGCAATCGTATCTGTGTCGCTGCCAAGCGCATGGATCGCAACCGAAATTGCGTTTAGGGGCTCTTTTTGAGCTTTCACTGCTAAAAACCATGCAAATACGGCCGACTTGGTGGCCGAACCTAATGTAGCCTTCGCGAATCCACCTAAGTCATTGAGCAGGTCGTGATAAGGCTTTTCGATATCGGATTGATAGTGCTGGGTCGCGACCATTGCCTTATCAAGGTCACGGCGTAATTCTTGGAATGAATCGTGAAACCCAACGTCAAGCCTCTGGGAGGCCTTGTCCTCCCATTGTGGTATCCAAAACACGCTAAGTTCGCGGTCTTCTCTGATCAGTTTTGGGATATTGCTCAAAAGTTCAAATACTGCACCCAACTCGTCCGCCTGCACGACGCGTCCATGGTCCATGCCGAACTTCAAGCAGAGCCCATGAAAGACTGCCCCGAGAATTCCAGTAGGGTGACCGTGTGTGACCACGGAATTACGAATGATGTCTCTCGCCAAAAGCCAAGTCGAAGAGTGAGTTGGTGAACACCACGCGTGTGGCTGAATTCGCATGGCTGCGCCATTGCCACCAGCTTTCACGTAGTCTGATTTTTTGGTTTGAAAAAAGTTAGAAAACCATCGAGAGTCTGGAGAACACAATTGTTCTGCCGCGCACTTAGTCGCATTTCCACCTCCCAGCGCATAACTGCTCCAAACTGGAAGCTCCACCTTTGCAAACGCTTCGACATCAAACTCGCCATTTCCACGGATCGACCTGCTTGTAGCAAGACGCAATTGTGTATCGTCAGAATAGCAACCCTTTGGCAGTCTAATATCGGTTCCAAACTTACCGCCGATTCGACGTGTCCAAGGCACTAGGCCATCGATTGTCCTTGTGCCCGTTCGCCGTTTCACCATCGATTCGTCTGCAAGTTCAGTAATAAACCCAAGCGCATCGCCGTAGGCGGCCCAAAGTGCAGAACGTCGTGTTCGTTGATTTAGTTCCATGGCTTACTCGAAGTGGCGGAGTTGGACTTCGCATGCAATTGGCGGAATGTCTAAAGCGCCGCACATCGCCTGTATTGCATCGCTATGCTCCTCGCTCCGAGTATAAATGCGTCGGATATATTGGTATGGAACTTCCACGGGATAAAGCGCCTCAGCCTGAATGCAAGTCGGAATTGATGCGTGCCGCTCGGGGGGCCGGTTCGCCACCGACCTGGAGCGACTGCTTGACCACTGTGTGACTGAATCGGCGAACAGGGCTTCAAGACCCTCCGGCCCCCTGGCTCGCCGGCAACCTGAATACATGTTGTTTGTAGTACAAAACACAACACCATCGTGTGACAGAACTTCTGGATCGATTGACATTATGCACCACCAGCCGTCAAAGTCCGGGTGCCAGTGACCGGTTGATGGACCTATTAGTGTAGTTATCTGTGAAATGGATAGGTTTACGTAGTCATGCCAAGCGGCGTCACGTGACCGGTCTGGGCAATTCAACATCAATATGTGCTCAAGATATGCCTCGGCACTAAGTCTGTCTCGCGCTTTAATCGCCTTGGTTGCCAATATCCCGGTAATCCCCCGATTAGTCGTGAAGTGGAGAAGTTCCGTAATTGCGCGACTCCGAACAATCGTTGCTGTCATACGTCAATTGCCTCAAACGTATCGTGTTGCAGGAACGACAAAAGGTGAGATTCCTCTGTTGGCTTATAGCCGACCACGACGGCCTTTCGGGCTCGTGTTATCGACATGGCGAATAGCCGGCGAAGGTTTTCGAGCTGAGAATCCTCCACGTCTACAGAACCAATCGTAGCGTCATCACTCAAGCCAAGTAGGAAAACATAGTCAAATTCCAGTCCTTTGGCAGAACTCATGGTCGACAGAGCAATATTCTCATCCCCAGGCGGCCATTCGGATTGCCGGGTAATCGTTATATAACTATATGAATTAGAGTCGAGTTGCTGCTTTAGAAAATCAAACCAACCTTTGGCGTGAAGAAAGGCGACGGATTCAGTTGACAAGTCCACGTGCTCTGCCAGGTAGTTGATCGCAAATTGCACTTGATTGCGAAAAAGTCCTTTCAGAACAATTGGCTTCGGACCAGTAGTAGTACATGAGTCAAAATTGGGGAAAGTTCCGTCGTCGCCGATTTCCAGACCGTTCAGCAAAGGCAACGCGAACTGACAAATCTCTTTGGTGTTTCGATAGTTTTTGCTCAATCGATGACTATTTGCCGGACTTACTTCAACTCCTGCTTCTGCCCAAGTAAATCCGCGAGGATAGATACGTTGCGCGGCGTCCAAAACGAACGTTACTGACGATGGATCATTTGCGAAATGCATCAAGGCACGTACTTGATTGGCCGAGAGGTCTTGCACTTCGTCAGAGATAATCACATCGTATCCGGCCGGTTCCACAACGTCAGCGGATTGAATTGCTAAGTCATTCCAATCAAGTACTTGTGCTTCTCGCTTCCAAGCGAGATATGGTGCGACGACTTCATCGAGTATCCGTTGACGCATTGCACGATCAACTCGTGGCATCGCTCCACGGCCGTCTCTTCGGCAAGTCAAGTAGTCGCTGAGCCTAGTTGGGATAAACCTGCCGAGCAGATAGTCGACCTCGCCCTGTACGAAAGCAGTCGGCAAAGGGAGCAGTCCACAAAGTCGCACCAACTCGGTGTTTTGCGCTGGATCAACAACCTTAACATTGCCGAGAATCCCCTTTGCCCACTTTGCAAATGTCAAAATCTCCATGTCCAGATTTGCGCGACCAATAATCTGCTGCGCTGCAAGATCAGCGATATAGCCCCTCAGCGTCCTATTGTATGTGATTACCAGAACGCGAACCGGAGTGGTAATCTGTTCTCGCTCTCGCCGTGCGAGCCAAAACGCAGAAAGCTGCTTGAGGCGCAGCAGGGCAGTGGTTGTTTTTCCGCTGCCCGCGGCACCTCGAATAATCACCACGCCGGGGCGCGTGTTTGTAATCAGAGGCAGCTGTTCGGGAGTTGGTGAAACGCGAGGCAGGGTTCTCATTTCACACCTGGAAAAGGTCGTACCGCAGTTTGAATAGGCGGATTTTAACGGTAGTTTGTTGATCGCGATACGGGCGGCCGCAAAACCGAAATGGGTGCCTGAGCGTGGTACATCCATGCACAAATGGATTCATCAGCAATTGACCTACCTCAACGAACTTGAGGCCCAGCCCGAGTTCTTCCCAAACCAGCACGGCGACGTGCGGGCGATGATCCGCGAAGCCGGCCGCCGGGCTGCACTCGCTGGCCTCCCCGCGGCCGTGGAGGCATGCGACATTCGGGCAGGCGGTCTATCACCATCGGCCGCACGCCAGATTCTAGCAGCTTGCCTCGCTGCGATGCCGTTGAAACGTACGGCACGATTGACGCCGCCGGAGGTCGCCAAGCATTACGGCGTTCCGGCCCGTGCATTCGGCGGATTGCTTCGATCATCGCAGTGCATTCCCTGCGGTTTGCCTCGCTGAAGCCCGGATCAACCGTCTGTGCTGCCTGCTCGTCGTAGGGACATGGCCCTATCTCCAGTTTCTCCCATCCTTCACGCATTCACCTTACCTTTCTTTGGTTATTCGCGGTCCGCCCCAAAACGTATCCGGTCGCGGTCCCCCAGAGCATGTCGGATAACGGGAAGGTGAAGCTATGAAGTTGAATAAGACTGAGCGTATGGCAATCGCTGTCGTGATCCTTTCACTGTGCGTTCTGCTCATGGCGTACAACGGAAGCCTGACCTGGATGGGCCTTGGTGTTTTCGCAGCTATCTGCGGCATCCCGGAAGCAAAGCAGCTGGCCAGATGGGCCATGGATCGAGGGCAAGATGATCGCTGCAATCATCGGAAGGATTAAGCCCTACGGCCTAGTGATCGGGCTTGCTTTGGCATTCGCCGCAGGAGCGGTCGTGAATGGGTGGCGACTCGATGGCGTGAAGGATGCTGCAGTGAAGGCGAAAGAATCAGAAATGGTTTTGGCCTGCGAGGCCGCTCAGAAACAAACACAGGAGGTGTCCCGTGGTTACCAGAATGAACTGGCTAAGCTCAATTCTCGTCTTAGCGCTCTTCGGATGCAGCCAGCCAAGTGCGTGCCTGTATCCACTTCCTCCAGCAGACGTGATGCAGCCTCCATCGGAGGTGAGCATTCTGGACCGCATGTTGTCTCTGATCTCGCCCTCATCGAGCTTGCCGGAGAAGCGGAGCGGTATCGGCTCCAATTGATTGCGTGTCAGGCTTTTGCACAATCTTTGCCAAGAGAATCAAACTGATGGGCCTTCTAAAACTGGCTGGTCAGTTTCAGGCGGTTCAGGAGTCTTTGGCTTGGGGCGAAGTAGTCGCCCGTCGGGCTTACTGAGAACAGCGAAGACGAACGGCATTGTGGTTTCAGGGCGTTTTCCAATACCGGTCGTGAAAATCACTTGGCAAGCTTTGCCAGCTTTCTCACCATTCTCAATGACCTCAACAAGTCGCGTAATTGAGGCGTTTAGATTTTCCGCGTCGATTCCCGAGGTCTCTGGGGTGTCAATTAGCAAAAATCGCGGAAACTTGACGGAATCATCGGTCAAGCTCATTTCAAGCAACGTCGCGTAGTACAGCAATCGCCGAGGTACAGCTAGGCTCTTTTCGGTGTACTTGCCGCCGTTGACGATTGGCATATACCCATCGTTGATGGACGCAGAATCGCAATCCTGCAGAGTGTTTACCATCATGCGGCTGTAGATATTGGAAAACGTAATTCGCTTGGCTTGGATGTCTGCCCGCGCCGCAGCCGCAAGTTCAGCTACCCTGTAGCCGATTTTCTCATGTTTGATCTTGGCTGTGTTGAGTTCGTTTTGAAGCTTCTCCTTGCGCGTAACGATTTCAAATTCCTGTTCTAGCTCACCGATCCGCTTTCGAACCGATGACAATCGCTCCTCCGCCTCTTCAAACTGCTGAAGATTGATTTTGCTATCTGTCTCATCAACAGCCGAAGCGATCATCCTCTCAATTCTAAGGGCTTCACTCGCAATCGCCTGTTTTTCTGCACGAAGTGAGGCTAATTCATCTCTTACTGAGCCGGCCGCTAGATCAACCGTCTGAACGTTTTTCTGCCGCGACTTCAAAATCGAGAGATATTCGGCAGAATCGTAGAAGAACTTCTCGTAATCTGCTTCGCCAACATCACTTCCGCAGACACACTTATTGGGAGTTCGTTGAACGTCTTTGAGACAGTATGGACAGGTGTTCGATGAAAACAACTTTAGCTCTTCGTGCGCAAACATCATCTTACTGAGTTGCGTTGACTCGGCGACTAACTCCGATTTTAGCTGCTCCAAACGCGAGACTTCTTCGAGCAGCGAAGCCTCGTTTCGTGCTAGACCGGAAATTTTGATCTGAGTTGCGAGCAACTCTCTCTGCCAAGCAGGAAGATCGACGCCAGGTGCTTGCGGGGGTGGCGCTTTCGCCAGCTCGCGCCTGAAGTTGAGAAGCTTTGACTGCTGGTCGCGTAGCTCTTCGAGCTTTTTGTTGAGAAAAATGGCATTCAACTCCTCCTCAGGAGTCGAAAAATCACTTGCCATCGTTTTGAAAAGTTCCAATGCCTTCGCTGCAGCGGACCTGTCTCTCTCCGCATCGCGTAGAGCGGCTAGTTCAGAGTAGTAATCTTGGTACGATTTACCAACGAGTATTTCAAAGATTGCTTCTCGAAATACCTGCGAATCGGTGACGTAGGATTCTTTGTCTACCGCTTTGAAAATCCCAGATGGGTCAGGTGCCTGATCGTGATAGATCAGCCGCATAAAGTCTGTGATGTTTAGCTTGCCTGAGTGCAAGCCGTAGTTTATGGATACGGGCTCAATTCCGAGCTTTCCAAGCAGCCAATCCGAAAAAACAAACTGCCGGCCTTCACCTCGGGTGATTGGAAAAATCTTTGATTCATCATCGTCAAGGACCGCTACGTCATTGGTCCCGATCAACCGCTTCAGCGTGTAGGGTCGGCCATCAATTGTAATCAGCAGCTGAACGTAATTATTCTCATCGCTCGTGATTTCCTCGTGGCGCTCATTGGAGTTGGCCTTGAACTCGTCTACGCTTCCGCCAAGACAAAAGTAGATCAGGTTCGCAAACGTAGACTTGCCGGTGCCATTCGGCCCTTCAAGGATATTCAGTCCATCACCGAAAACCGGTGACTCGTACGAGTAGTTTTTGCCTTCGTATGTGAGGCGTCGGATCGCTAAGTATGCCATAGCCGCACCCCCTGTTCCCCGAAGAACTTCTCAATGAATGTATCGAAAGTTAGCGTTCGAAGACGGCTGGAGCATTTTCTAAGAAGAACAATGTTGTCACGCTCCGGCGTATAGAGTTCGCTCGACAAGAAGGTGGCTGGAATGCTTTCGAGGTTGAGCCAGAGGTCTAGGCCAACGCTCTGCTTTCCTTGACGCACGGAAATCAGGCCTCGGGTAGCGAGTGAGTGAATCACTCTCGCCACGAAATGCTTGCGGGAAGCGCCGTTGGCGTAGGCCACAGAGAGTGAATGAATGTCACGCTTGTTCAGTCTTGAGCCGAGTCTGTGATAGCGGTCAATGATTTGCGCAAGGCCGGGAGAGGAGACGAGGTCGATTAGATAGGAAAGCTTCTGGTGGCCTTCGAAAGTGACGGATTCCGAATGGCACTTAAACGCATCCAGAACAATTAGCACATTGTAGGTGAGGAAGTTGAAGTCCTCTCCCTTGATGAACATCATCCGTTTTTTAGTGGCCAGTTCGGTTGCGTTCACGGCTACGTCGCTCCTTCGAAGCTGAGGTAACAGCTATCAAAGAGTTCGTAAACTAGCCCTTCGATCGACGGGTCGCTCGACAGCTTGTAGGTGTATTGGGTTTTCAGCTGCCTAAACCTCTCCTTCGCGGTCTCAAGCAGAACCGACATCGCAGCTTCCATTGCGGTTTCGTCGGCAGGTGGAGTAGCTATGTCCTCGGTTAAGGCCTCTTCGCAGGCGTCGTATATTATCCGCCATTTGAGCGCCAGAGTCCCCTTGTCGCCTGCAAAAGCCCGTTGCTCATCGAGGCTGCTCGCTGCCCGGCGAGCCCATCGCCCCAACTTCTGCGCGGTAACATCAGGACAAACCGCCACGACCTTATCGGCAATGTTTCGCGTGTCCGTCGGCGGAGGCAACCGCTCCCAAGCCTGCCAAGTTGGATCTGGAAGGATGACGGTTCCGGTTTCTACATTTTTGAATACAAGCAGAACTTCTGCCACGTGAATCAGGCGGCGAGTCCGATCAGGCAGGGCTTGCCGTTTGTCAAGTTCATCCAGAAGCACCGCAATGATCAACTGCTCTTTGCCGGCGAGTTGCTGGCTGTACGCAGGGCTTCGTTGAATGGCAGTGACTATCTCGTCGATAATTTCCTCTGCGTCATCCTCGCCGAATTTCCACTGGATCTGACGAAAGTATTCCTTCCACCGCTCATCTGACCAACCTTGCAGTATCTCCAAGCGACCGAGGGGACAACTGCTCGGTGTCGAGGTGAGGCCATGACGAGCCGCTTGAGACTCGTACTCGCTCAAGACTGCCCGTTTCGCCGAATCGAGTACGTTTGGGCAGTCGAAATCAAGTTCTTTTAGGGATTTGAGCATCGGCCCTGTTGGCCAGGTTATTCCCAGAGCC
Above is a window of Anatilimnocola aggregata DNA encoding:
- a CDS encoding DNA methyltransferase, with the protein product MHHGSCPADGTALDPFFGARTTGLVAFRHGRHAIGIELNPEYIQIAANRPRDAAVSKLPISRATSS
- a CDS encoding esterase/lipase family protein, yielding MGKRDRVSKTNKASNPLKGYGAIALNYIATKPKRSVAALAISLFLGYLYLHPCILTGWFPPKPKSGPTVVYIGGDKTLKRRGDIVFIHGLNGDAWSTWGDKDADFYWPKWLSAQVPDVCVWSLDYDAASSRWQGSPMPTTDRAVNLLDQMELKGIGQRPVIFICHSLGGIVTKNMLREAATLREPKYEIIAHQTKGVAFLATPHSGSDAGALPKLFKIYCRTDLVDSLDRNNSALRDINTWYASNVSYFNIKTLALVEGLDTRFVGRVVDETSGNPGIGGDVIPISVDGDHLTICKPTSADSHCVERVSRFIDEHLTPIPEAVEVSLTDVLHELRASKSSDASERIIKPLRNKKVTWDAIVTDIYPQEKNDVRSKPSYNIKESLTSNDISDVINAQFVRHSQSFDSSLISGTKVRISGVVTEKSTATRINLKECELINP
- a CDS encoding ADP-ribosylglycohydrolase family protein, whose protein sequence is MELNQRTRRSALWAAYGDALGFITELADESMVKRRTGTRTIDGLVPWTRRIGGKFGTDIRLPKGCYSDDTQLRLATSRSIRGNGEFDVEAFAKVELPVWSSYALGGGNATKCAAEQLCSPDSRWFSNFFQTKKSDYVKAGGNGAAMRIQPHAWCSPTHSSTWLLARDIIRNSVVTHGHPTGILGAVFHGLCLKFGMDHGRVVQADELGAVFELLSNIPKLIREDRELSVFWIPQWEDKASQRLDVGFHDSFQELRRDLDKAMVATQHYQSDIEKPYHDLLNDLGGFAKATLGSATKSAVFAWFLAVKAQKEPLNAISVAIHALGSDTDTIASMAGALIGCGASCDPPEDTMDKSYLISESDRLTKIAEGGVADSFRYPDLLYWRSPKVQLDAIGVKDGQFFVAGLGMAKPLDVVADGKAKDLSWQWFELEFGQRVLLRRRESPNQLSTESLPLFEKEGRAVTERKNAQDHSPLKNSEAKSLGTEQRLKPASVNLAADDVIKSNFDAKIIGAWLLRFANESEGGVDKAIAFAAIVAKAKNARMLRDSRKTN
- a CDS encoding DarT ssDNA thymidine ADP-ribosyltransferase family protein; translated protein: MTATIVRSRAITELLHFTTNRGITGILATKAIKARDRLSAEAYLEHILMLNCPDRSRDAAWHDYVNLSISQITTLIGPSTGHWHPDFDGWWCIMSIDPEVLSHDGVVFCTTNNMYSGCRRARGPEGLEALFADSVTQWSSSRSRSVANRPPERHASIPTCIQAEALYPVEVPYQYIRRIYTRSEEHSDAIQAMCGALDIPPIACEVQLRHFE
- a CDS encoding 3'-5' exonuclease; the protein is MDVPRSGTHFGFAAARIAINKLPLKSAYSNCGTTFSRCEMRTLPRVSPTPEQLPLITNTRPGVVIIRGAAGSGKTTTALLRLKQLSAFWLARREREQITTPVRVLVITYNRTLRGYIADLAAQQIIGRANLDMEILTFAKWAKGILGNVKVVDPAQNTELVRLCGLLPLPTAFVQGEVDYLLGRFIPTRLSDYLTCRRDGRGAMPRVDRAMRQRILDEVVAPYLAWKREAQVLDWNDLAIQSADVVEPAGYDVIISDEVQDLSANQVRALMHFANDPSSVTFVLDAAQRIYPRGFTWAEAGVEVSPANSHRLSKNYRNTKEICQFALPLLNGLEIGDDGTFPNFDSCTTTGPKPIVLKGLFRNQVQFAINYLAEHVDLSTESVAFLHAKGWFDFLKQQLDSNSYSYITITRQSEWPPGDENIALSTMSSAKGLEFDYVFLLGLSDDATIGSVDVEDSQLENLRRLFAMSITRARKAVVVGYKPTEESHLLSFLQHDTFEAIDV